CGAGACCAAAATCTGAAATTTTTGGAGTGAATGAGTCATCTAGCAAAACATTATGAGGGTTGATATCAAAGTGAATGATTGGATGATTACAACCTTGATGAAGATACTCAATTCCTTTGGCTATTCCAACACCAATTTGTTGCAGTTTCTCCCACCCCAAAAAATGGTCCTTGTTATCTGGTTGAAATATATAGCTCTGTAACGAACCATTTGGAAACAAATTGTACACAAGAGCACGGTGGATTCCATCTGCACAAAATCCAAGCAAACGAACGACGTTGATGTGGTGAATTTTTCCCATAATTCCAACTTCATTGATGAACTCTTTTCCTTCTCCCTGTGTACTGTTTAGCATTTTGACAGCTACAAGAATTTCGGTGGAGAGTTTTCCTTTAAACACAGTTCCATGAGCTCCTTCTCCAAGTTTTTCCCTAAACTCACTTGTTATTCTTTTGATGTCAGCATAGGAAAATCTAGCAGGTTTTTGTGCTCTATAATCTTCTAAAAAGTTATCAACTCTTACTTGATCCTCttctttctttctaaaataGAGATGTATCTTAAATAATGATATGAGAACCAGCCCCAAGAGAATTGAACCTACAATAGCATATTAATTAGTGTCAAATAGAATtatctccaaatataaatctaacaaaaaataaaataaaaacatgtcTAACCTGTTGCAGCAAAAATAAGAGACCTTGGTATGTGAattgttttcactttttttttgcAGTCAAAACATTCAATTTCATCTTTATTACTACCATTGTTCTTCCATTTGCATTTCATGCCTTTTTCTTTACACTTGTTACAATTTGGATTGGGccaacttaaactcaatttgcCTTGTACCGTGGTTGACGCGTTGATTTCGAACATCTTGGTACATGATATAAAGTCCAATTGAAGGACACTGTCATATGCATTAAACATATAAATTGGACAAGTGATCATATCTTGTGACTCCTTGAGTGTTTGTTCATAGTTTCTCAAGTGTGGTTTCTTTACTGAAGAGCAATTGAAAAAGTATTTTGTTGTCATTGATTGT
The genomic region above belongs to Cicer arietinum cultivar CDC Frontier isolate Library 1 chromosome 4, Cicar.CDCFrontier_v2.0, whole genome shotgun sequence and contains:
- the LOC101510377 gene encoding rust resistance kinase Lr10-like isoform X2 produces the protein MAGANSLMMFLLLMLLINNIGSAYDECRELSCGLYKPLIRFPFQLIKEPQDHCTNPKFCLYCTQTKNTMIHLSTTSGQIKFLVYDIDYHRHKMLITDPENCLPKKFLQLNNSSFLPYKLDPQSMTTKYFFNCSSVKKPHLRNYEQTLKESQDMITCPIYMFNAYDSVLQLDFISCTKMFEINASTTVQGKLSLSWPNPNCNKCKEKGMKCKWKNNGSNKDEIECFDCKKKVKTIHIPRSLIFAATGSILLGLVLISLFKIHLYFRKKEEDQVRVDNFLEDYRAQKPARFSYADIKRITSEFREKLGEGAHGTVFKGKLSTEILVAVKMLNSTQGEGKEFINEVGIMGKIHHINVVRLLGFCADGIHRALVYNLFPNGSLQSYIFQPDNKDHFLGWEKLQQIGVGIAKGIEYLHQDFGLAKLCSKNLSIVSMTAAKGTLGYMAPEVLSRNFGNVSLKSDIYSYGMLLLEMVGGRKNVDMSSAETFHVLYPEWIHNLLEGDVHIHVEDEGDAKIAKKLAIVGLWCIQWQPINRPSIKAVVQMLETGEDNQLTVPPNPFHSTTLARRTFQMEVIQE
- the LOC101510377 gene encoding rust resistance kinase Lr10-like isoform X1, coding for MAGANSLMMFLLLMLLINNIGSAYDECRELSCGLYKPLIRFPFQLIKEPQDHCTNPKFCLYCTQTKNTMIHLSTTSGQIKFLVYDIDYHRHKMLITDPENCLPKKFLQLNNSSFLPYKLDPQSMTTKYFFNCSSVKKPHLRNYEQTLKESQDMITCPIYMFNAYDSVLQLDFISCTKMFEINASTTVQGKLSLSWPNPNCNKCKEKGMKCKWKNNGSNKDEIECFDCKKKVKTIHIPRSLIFAATGSILLGLVLISLFKIHLYFRKKEEDQVRVDNFLEDYRAQKPARFSYADIKRITSEFREKLGEGAHGTVFKGKLSTEILVAVKMLNSTQGEGKEFINEVGIMGKIHHINVVRLLGFCADGIHRALVYNLFPNGSLQSYIFQPDNKDHFLGWEKLQQIGVGIAKGIEYLHQGCNHPIIHFDINPHNVLLDDSFTPKISDFGLAKLCSKNLSIVSMTAAKGTLGYMAPEVLSRNFGNVSLKSDIYSYGMLLLEMVGGRKNVDMSSAETFHVLYPEWIHNLLEGDVHIHVEDEGDAKIAKKLAIVGLWCIQWQPINRPSIKAVVQMLETGEDNQLTVPPNPFHSTTLARRTFQMEVIQE